In Microbulbifer sp. THAF38, the sequence TCGGTATAACCCGCACCCTTCAAAGTGGTAATGGGGTTTTCCATGGCGTAGCTGTTGAGGTCACCCAGTACCAGCACACGATTAATTCCGGTTCCGGTGGGGTCACTGTCGACCCAGCTCACCAACGCATCGGCAGCTTGAGTCCGCAGGGCATTCCAGCAGCCTTGACCATCCCCCTGATCACTATTCAGGCTGCCATCATTAGGGCAGCTACCCTTGGATTTAAAGTGATTCACCACCACGGCGAGCTCCTCGCCGGAGGAAAGTTCAGCGAAAGCCTGTAACAGCGGCTGGCGGTTACCGCCATCAAAAGGATAATCCTGCAGGGTAACGGCGCTGCCCATAGGCGCAACGCGGTCACTGCGGTAGATCATGCCCACGGCGATTTCATCACTACCCAGCTGCGTGAGATCCGGCTGCACAAACTGGTAGCTCTGCCCTGGTGCTGTAGCATTGAGCCCATTAACCAGATCCTGGATGGCGCTGTCGGCACCATAGCCGTCATTTTCCAGTTCCATCAGGCCGACGATATCGGCTTCCATACGCAGGATTGCAGAAATGATTTTATCTCTCTGGCGCTCAAACTCCTCCAGAGTATCGGCACCACGCGAAGTGGGGAATCCACCCCCATTACCATCGCCATTGAAATAATTCAGCACATTGAAGCTAGCAACGCGCAGGCTGCCATCGCCCGGCAGGATCGGCGCTTCATCGCGGAAATTGACCGGAGTAAATTGAGGTACTTCCACTGGGTGTACACGGTATGCACCAAAACCATAACCCATCACACCGGTGAGCCCCTCTAAGGTATCGCCACTGCGCAAGGTGTTAGAAGCGCTGAGACCCGAGGCCGGATAAGGCATTGTCTCGGGATTTTGCACAGTGGAGCCATCGTCCAGAATAATCTGATTGAGTGCATTGGCTTCCACTTGAGCAGCCGCCGCGGCGCCCGGCATATTGTTGTGGGTGGGGATATACAGGCGACCGTTGGACAAGATCACTTCGCCATAGCGGCCCAGGTTGTAATGACCGTTGACGGTGAGGCTCTGCGGGAATTCAACCAGCATGCCTTCGAGCTGCTCCTGCTCTTCTGCTGAGCCAAATGGCATCTGCACATTAGCGGGCGTTACCTGATAGCCGCTTCCACAAATGCTGACACCATCGATTTGGTTCAACTCGGTGAAATCAAAGAACTCATCGACGATACCGCCAACACGTACTAAGTCGCCAACCTGTACATTCACACCAAAGGCATTATCGTGCACAAACAGCCCTTCGGAAGTCGCATCCACGCCATCCTGATCGCTGTCCTCTTCCTGCAGGAAGAAGCCGGCCAGGCCGGTATTTGGGTCTTGGAAGTTGCCGACAACCACTGCCTCAATTTCGTGGCGCTCACCTTCAAGCGCACTGGCAGCACCGCTACCCTGAATCTGACTGATTAGGGTCGCAGCATCACCACAGGCTCCCAACTCGACTCCGTCATTGTCATTGTCATTTCCATCGCCATCTCCGTTGTCATCGCCTCCATCGGCACCGTGCCAACCGAGATGATCGAAGTTATTTAGGCCGGCGCTGGACCACTCCAGAGCGGGATCGAAAGCGCTGCTGCCATCGGTGCGACCTGTCTGCACATCCAGATTACGCACCAGTGTCTGATTCTGTGTTCCAAGGCTGCTATTGCCCCACTGGCTGCCGGGATCTGTGCCGATTTGGCCGATCACATCGGCAAAACCATTGGGGCCTACCAGCGCTACGGCATCGTCACCATTAAACAGGCCGCTGGTATAAATCTGGTCGGCCTGATCCAGCAAGGCTGCATCGGCACTGCCATGGGCCAGAACAAATACCGCACCGCCCTGCAAGGTGCCACTCAAAGCGATATTCGCTGAGGCACTATCGGAACCGTTGAAAAAGAGCTGGATTGAGTAACCGCTCAAATCAATCGCAGTTTCGCTGCCGTTAAAAATTTCCAGCGCCTTATTGTTACCACTGCCCTCGATGTATTCCGAAATAATGAGGTCACTGGCTTGGACCTCTGCAGCCATCAGTGGAAGACCCAGGGCTGCCAGAGCAGCCAAGCCAAATTGTTTCATCGTCGTTATTCCCAGTTGCCTGATACGGATTAAGCGGCGCACAGAGTGGCGGGGAATTCCTAAATTTCGATGAAACAAATGTTAAATTTCGGTTTCAATTCTGCGTGCTTAGAAACACTCGGCATTTGCTGATAGTGGAAAATGTGAGATCGCGACCAACTGAAAGGTTAACGGGATCACGAGAGTTAGGTGAAACCCCGCAGCAGAAAGAGATACTCTACAATTATTTATATAAGCACTTATATAAATTCGACACTATGAAATATAGCCAGCTGGGTACTCACCTCAGGCATTTAATCGAATTACTGGACAGCGATGTCGCAGATAGTTACCGCGTCTGCGGTATTAAAAACTACAAGCCGCGTTATACACCGGTAATGCGAGCCCTTATCCACAAGAGCCCGGTCACCATCAATGAAATAGCGGCCAGTGCCGCAATCTCCCAGCCGGCGGTTAGCCAGACGGTCAGAGATATGGTCCAGCAGGGATTGTTAGAAATCCTCACCGGGGAGGATGCACGCCAGCGCAAGGTCCGCCTCAGCCGTAAAGGCCAGCGCCTGCTACCAAAGCTCGAAATTCACTGGCAAGCCACTGCTGAAGCGGAACGTTCATTAAACCGGCAACTGTCTACACCTTTAACAACACTCGTTGAAGAAGCGATTACCGTTCTGCAGGAACAACCCTATCTCGATCGTATTCAGCAGTGCACTGCCAAGGAGAATAAAAAGCCATGAAACTGATTATCGCCTTCAGCCTGGCCCTATGCCACACTATCTCTTCAGCGACTTACGCAAGCGATGAGGATTGCCAGTTTAATCCCACCGTAGTTATCCAATCCGCCGCCAGCGCTATTGCAGAAACTTATGTACTCGCAGACAGAGCCCAGAGCGTTTCCTTGGCGTTGTCTGAGATGGCCAGTAGCCCTGAAGCTTTGCGCCTTTGTCGGGATTCCGAAAGTTTTGCCAAGCTAATTACCGAGAAAATCCGAACACTGTCCGGAGACAAGCATTTCTATTTGGAGCCGGTAAGCCCTGATGAAGATTCCAACAACTGGATAGCACAGTGGCGAGCCGAGGCGCCCAAGAGCAACTATGGAGTAAAGAAACTAGAATTATTGCCCGGTAATATTGCCTACTTCAAACTCTCTTCATTCCACACTTTTGAAAATGCCCGGCAAAGCCTGGCCGCGGCATTTACCCTTTTGCAACATAGTGACGGTCTGATATTGGACCTGCGCAATAATGGCGGTGGTGATAGTGATACAGCCACTGCCATCCTCGAATCCTTTGTGGACCCCACTAAGCCCCTGCCATATGTCATTGAAACCAGAGAGAAGCAACATTCCCCTGAACGCATCAAAGAACTTCCTTGGCCAGCCTATGGCACCCAGAGACCCATGGTAGTACTGATCAATGGGCGCTCCTTCTCTGCATCAGAAAGCATCGCCTTCTCACTGCAACAACTCGGTAGAGCCACTATTATCGGTAGTGCCAGCGCCGGCGGAGCCCATATGATGGATGTGCCTCAAACCCTGCCATTTGGCTTTGAAATTGGAATTCCCTCTAGTCGCCCGGTTTCGACTTTATCGAAGGAACTGGTTAACTGGGAGGGTCAGGGATTGAAGCCAAATATTGAAAGCAGCGAGCAAGAAATTTTACAGGTGGCGTTAGAGGTTCTTAAAAAATAAACTGTGTTTTAAAGTACCCCCAAACATTAAAGCAATGGAAATGTAGAACTCAACAATGCGTACTTCTTTACAACCTATAACCCAGAATAACTATGAGCCGGTCTACGATCTCGATGTCGCCGAAGCGCAGCAAGAATACGTCGCCTGCAATATGTGGTCACTGGTGGAGGCACAGTTCAATTCTGGATATGAAACTCGTGCGATTTATACAGGAGAAAAGCCCGTTGGTTTTCTTATGTGGGTTAAAGAGAGCCCTGAAAAAATTTCTATTTGGAGATTTATGGTTGACCAGAAGCAGCAGGGGAAGGGGATAGGTAGGGCAGCGCTTCAGCTAGCCCTACAAGAAATCCGGCAAACACCCAATATCGAGCAAATAGAAATCTGCTACAACCCCAAAAATCCGGTGGCTAAAGACTTTTATTCCAGTTTTGGCTTTACCGAAGTGGGCATGGATAAGGACAACGAAGATATGCTTGCCATTATCAACATCACCAACAAAACTCCTGAAGAGACTGATGCTATTTAAACGGGCAGGCGGGCTTAGTGCCACTCCAGACCGGTAAATCGAGATCTTCTTTATTGTCTGATGGCGCCCCTGTGCGACTCTTAAAAGAGCCTTCCTCTATGGTCAGGCGCATCAGGGCCGTACCCTTGCGCTCCTGTGGATTTGGAGCGCGCACTTGGTTCCAGCGGTCGGGTTCGATATCTTCGATAATGGATTTGAAAACTTCATCAAATTCCTGTGAATCCTGCACTCGTTCACCACGGCAAAACAAAACTGCCGAGCGATAATTTGCGCTGTGGTGATAAGCGGATTTAGCCAATACCCATTCGTCATAGTGGGCAAAGGAAATACACACTTGCTGCCCCGAATCAAGTAACTTCTGCAGGCGGCTTTTATTGGCCACATGTAAATACAAAAAGTCCCCATGGCGCCATACAGTCATGGGGATAACAATCACTTCACCATCCTGGGTAAAACCAATATGCCCCAGCTTCAGTTCATCGACCAAACGATAAATATCCTCGCGACGATAACTGGCCCTCTTGGCAGCACGGCGCACCCGGCTTTTCGCAGTTACCGGCAGTTTACTCTTTGCGGAATCTAAAACTACCATTCTTAAAAACTCCCACAACGATTTATCAAAAACAGATATCGCCAATATAGGGAGTTGCTGGTACTCTGATTAGATCCAGTTTTAATCAGTTAATGGTGCCAGTTTGAGCAGCCCCGATTTTGCCGACTTAACCCTGGACCCCAGGCAACCGTTACAAAGCCAGCTATACCGCAACCTGGTGGAGTGGATTTGCAGCGGCCGTCTCACAGCAGGGAGCAAGCTGCCCTCCTCTCGTAGACTATCCTCCACCCTGAATATCAGCCGTAATACGGTCACACTGGTGTTAGAGCAGCTCAAAGCAGAGGGCTTTGTTACCAGCCATGTCGGACAGGGCGTTTTTGTATCTAACACCCTGCCCGCTTACGTACAGAAACCACAGCACCAGGCATGGTATTCCCAAGACTCCGATGGCACAGCTCCCTTACCAGGGCTCTCAGCCCTTGGCCAAAAGCTGCAGACTGCCACGTCATTTAAAACCGACAGCGGTGTATCTCTACCTTTTTCACCGGGTATACCGGATCTCAATGCCTTTCCTTTAGCTATTTGGTCCAGACTCTACAGGCGCCACAAAGATAGGTTTCCACTGCTTGGCTATGGGCACAGCCAGGGCCATCCTCCCTTGCGCCAAGCACTGGCAGAATACCTGCGCAGCTGCCGCGGAGTGCTCTGTGATGAAAGCCAGATCATCATGACCAATGGCGCCCAGGAAGCCTTGAGTCTGTGTGCACAAGTACTACTTGAGCCCGGAGATACCGCCATCATAGAAAATCCGGGCTACCGACGCGCCCGCTGGGTGTTTCAAACCTGCGGCGCCAAGTTGGCACTGGCCGAATTGCAAAGCGGTTATTTAGACGTGGATGCACTGATTAAAAGCCAACTGCACGGCAAAGTCCTCTATACCACGCCAACCCATCAGTACCCTATGGGCGGAGTCATGCCGGCCAGCGAACGGTTGAAGCTGCTGGACTGGGCCACCAAGACGCAATGCTGGATTTTGGAAGACGACTACGACAGCGAATTTTCCTTTGAGCACAAACCCGTCGCTGCCCTCCAGGGAATGGCAGAGCATACTCCCGTTCTCTATATGGGCAGCTTCAGTAAAAGTCTGCAGCCGGGTCTGCGGTTAGGCTATCTGGTAGTCCCTAAACCCTTTGTTCAGGCATTTGCTCGGGCAAAGGAAATGCTCTCAGGCCACTCCCCACTACTCACCCAGGCAGTAGTTGCCGATTTTATTGCCGAGGGACACTTCGTGCGACACCTGCGCAGAATGCGCCTCAACTATCGGGACAAATGGTTGCATTTTTGCGATTTGGCACGAGATAAACTGGAACCCCAGGCGCAACTCATCGCAAGTAGTGCCGGAATGCACGTGGTACTCGCCACGCCCGGCAGGAATGACCTAGAACTGTCAAAGCAATTAGCTCTGCACCGCTTCGGCAGCACACCGCTCTCATTTTTCTATCCCGACAATCCATTGAATATGGGCTTGGTTCTGGGATTTGCCAATACCAGTAAACAACAGCGAGAGGATTGCATTGATATTCTAAAAGGCTACTTAATAAGCTGACGCAACCAACTCACTACTTTCACCTGACTTGTCTTTGGCAATAGCTTTGACAATAAATGGAGGCGATAACAACAATAGATAAAGTGCATTTGCCATCTTATCCAAGCTTCTTACGCAATATCTTCCTTTACCCACCGTATCAATCCTAGCCTTGACTGATCCGAACCTTTAGCTGTCGGCAATAAAGGTTAAGCTGTTCTAATACATTTAATCTACAAGTTTTTTTGGCATACGTATTGAGATGTAGTTGTCTGATTCAACTAGGCTAGGGTTTATGCACAATTCCAGCCAAAGTTTAGACTCAGGCCAAGCAAAAACGGAAACCTCGCCAACCGCATGGCTAGGCATGATAAGTCTGTTTTTAGGCGCCGCCTGCATTCAGCTAGTCATTATGCGCTACTTTAATGGCGAGATGGCACCGCAGGCCTTCGCAATAGGGTTAGAGCAGCTTATAAAAACCGAAGAAGCGCCGGCGGCCATTCAATCTTTAGCCATATTTTTCACTCCCCACATCAACAGCCTGACCGTCTCACTGCATTTTGCCATTCTACTTGCCGGGGTACTCTTAATATTGCGGGTATTGATAACTTTAGGTTCCCTATTAATGCTTATTAGCTTTATATTGTTATGGGGCTTTACTTATATGGGCGAAAACAGCTGGTTCTTTGAGTTCTTATCACCAGCTTTATTTGCGTTAGTCTTGGCTGTAAGCAGCTATAGCTTCACCCCAGATATCCAGACACCCTATCGCCAGCGCCTTTTGGGCAGCATTCTGGCACCCGACATAAGCCTTTTGTCGTGGAGTCTTTGGGTGATTTTGGCATCTGGCATTCTGTTTGCGATATTTTTGATGTCGCGCAATGGCGGCAATCACATACTACTAACCAGCCTTTTATCCAGCATTACCATTGCCGCCCTAGCAATACTTTCAAAATTTTTAGACCGATATCGCATGGTCGCACAGACAGAACAATCCAACCTACTGGTAGGGCGTTGGATTAACCTGTTCACCATCACCATTGGTGTTATGTTGATTTTCCAGGTTTATGAAGACAGCTTACTGAATTGGTTTACCGTAGAGGGCTATCAGGGCCTGGTGAGCTCCTATGTAGAATACGGAAACACACCGTTATGGTTTCGCAACGCATTAGCCTGGGTTGCAGAACATGCCAATCTTTTTATGCCGATTCAAAGAGTTTTCGAAGTCACTGCCGCAATCTGTATGGTCATATTAATTTTTCGGTTCCCTCTCGTTCTATTGACTACCGGACTATTTGCCATTCTTTCCTTTACCGAGTTCGGCGTGACCAACGTTTGGCCCCCCGCACCAGGCAACCCCCCGGCTTGGGTATTTGAGCTACTACTCACGACCTTAGTGAGTCTGACTTGCGGCCTTTATTATCTTTTCGACGCATTAAAGTATAAATCCTGGCGTTATTGGCTACTAGGACCCAGAGTATTCGATTCTCTATCCAGCCTGGATAAACGCTTATTATTTATCCTGTTCGTTATTCTAGAAATAATTGTATTTTCAGTGAACCCCACCAGTAAAGAAAACGATATACTAGCATTGCATTTTGTAGCGCTAGCACTTATCCCTTTGTTTTATATTTTGATATTTTTAGATAACTTCAGAAAAATCAATTCAAATCACTATTAAATACTATCTCTAAAAGCCTTCAAGCAAGATCTGCAATTCGCTACAACATTTGATCACCCCATAAAAATTCAACCACTCGTTAAATTATAACTTCACAATCTAAATAAAATTGCATAAGATCAAGAAAACTGAGCAGTTAAGTCAACATTATGAGAAAAGGCTATGGGATTTGAGTTACCAGATTTGATTGAGGGGGAACTTGAGGTCGAGATGGGTGGGATAATAACCTTCAGCAAGGACGGGTCTTTAGGAGAACAAGTTGGCTACTCAACATCTATCAATGGTGATCCATTATACGGACTTGATGAGGGAGACTGGCAAGAGTGTTGGTACGTTATAGGTTTTGAAACACTACTTGGCGATCCAATTTTTATAAACCTCAATAAAGGTAGCTTACCAGTTTACACTGCACCACATGGGATGGGAGAGTGGATAGAAACCTGTATAGCAGAAACCTATACTAGCTTCATTTCCACCCTTTCCTTTATTGAGAAATCTTTACAGTCTGGAGAAATAGAAAATAAAAACTCCACCCTCCAGCACATCAAGAGTCTGATCGGCTCTGGAGAAATTAACTTTTGGTCATTACTCATATATTCAAACGACCATTAGAAACCGATGCACTAACAAAATATTTTCTATCGAAAAATCTATCTCACCCTAAAAATCAATCAAACCAAGAATTCGCTTTTGCAGCATAAGAATTTTCTCGACAGTTGCGCGGGCTCCAATAGCCCCAACAAAAAAGAAATGATTTCCCGGCACCATCACT encodes:
- a CDS encoding ExeM/NucH family extracellular endonuclease, whose translation is MKQFGLAALAALGLPLMAAEVQASDLIISEYIEGSGNNKALEIFNGSETAIDLSGYSIQLFFNGSDSASANIALSGTLQGGAVFVLAHGSADAALLDQADQIYTSGLFNGDDAVALVGPNGFADVIGQIGTDPGSQWGNSSLGTQNQTLVRNLDVQTGRTDGSSAFDPALEWSSAGLNNFDHLGWHGADGGDDNGDGDGNDNDNDGVELGACGDAATLISQIQGSGAASALEGERHEIEAVVVGNFQDPNTGLAGFFLQEEDSDQDGVDATSEGLFVHDNAFGVNVQVGDLVRVGGIVDEFFDFTELNQIDGVSICGSGYQVTPANVQMPFGSAEEQEQLEGMLVEFPQSLTVNGHYNLGRYGEVILSNGRLYIPTHNNMPGAAAAAQVEANALNQIILDDGSTVQNPETMPYPASGLSASNTLRSGDTLEGLTGVMGYGFGAYRVHPVEVPQFTPVNFRDEAPILPGDGSLRVASFNVLNYFNGDGNGGGFPTSRGADTLEEFERQRDKIISAILRMEADIVGLMELENDGYGADSAIQDLVNGLNATAPGQSYQFVQPDLTQLGSDEIAVGMIYRSDRVAPMGSAVTLQDYPFDGGNRQPLLQAFAELSSGEELAVVVNHFKSKGSCPNDGSLNSDQGDGQGCWNALRTQAADALVSWVDSDPTGTGINRVLVLGDLNSYAMENPITTLKGAGYTDLLEWYGAGEAYSYVYDGQSGYLDHALASPSLAPLVTAAVDWHINADEPRVLDYNIEHKSAEQQENLYSTGPFRASDHDPLIVELDLGADNLAPTAEFSWESEGLLVDFIDSSSDADGELLSWLWDFGDGVTSTEQNPSHNFDAPGSYLVRLQVEDDRGAVSTQEQIVEVQDDTVSLQANFKLHRFFRWVWVEDRSQYSGDNKLQYHWNFGDGVQRNGRWALHRYAQTGNYEITLTVSDSEGAEDSASQLVKISWPR
- a CDS encoding MarR family winged helix-turn-helix transcriptional regulator, encoding MKYSQLGTHLRHLIELLDSDVADSYRVCGIKNYKPRYTPVMRALIHKSPVTINEIAASAAISQPAVSQTVRDMVQQGLLEILTGEDARQRKVRLSRKGQRLLPKLEIHWQATAEAERSLNRQLSTPLTTLVEEAITVLQEQPYLDRIQQCTAKENKKP
- a CDS encoding S41 family peptidase → MKLIIAFSLALCHTISSATYASDEDCQFNPTVVIQSAASAIAETYVLADRAQSVSLALSEMASSPEALRLCRDSESFAKLITEKIRTLSGDKHFYLEPVSPDEDSNNWIAQWRAEAPKSNYGVKKLELLPGNIAYFKLSSFHTFENARQSLAAAFTLLQHSDGLILDLRNNGGGDSDTATAILESFVDPTKPLPYVIETREKQHSPERIKELPWPAYGTQRPMVVLINGRSFSASESIAFSLQQLGRATIIGSASAGGAHMMDVPQTLPFGFEIGIPSSRPVSTLSKELVNWEGQGLKPNIESSEQEILQVALEVLKK
- a CDS encoding N-acetyltransferase; its protein translation is MRTSLQPITQNNYEPVYDLDVAEAQQEYVACNMWSLVEAQFNSGYETRAIYTGEKPVGFLMWVKESPEKISIWRFMVDQKQQGKGIGRAALQLALQEIRQTPNIEQIEICYNPKNPVAKDFYSSFGFTEVGMDKDNEDMLAIINITNKTPEETDAI
- a CDS encoding pyridoxamine 5'-phosphate oxidase family protein; the protein is MVVLDSAKSKLPVTAKSRVRRAAKRASYRREDIYRLVDELKLGHIGFTQDGEVIVIPMTVWRHGDFLYLHVANKSRLQKLLDSGQQVCISFAHYDEWVLAKSAYHHSANYRSAVLFCRGERVQDSQEFDEVFKSIIEDIEPDRWNQVRAPNPQERKGTALMRLTIEEGSFKSRTGAPSDNKEDLDLPVWSGTKPACPFK
- a CDS encoding PLP-dependent aminotransferase family protein, producing MSSPDFADLTLDPRQPLQSQLYRNLVEWICSGRLTAGSKLPSSRRLSSTLNISRNTVTLVLEQLKAEGFVTSHVGQGVFVSNTLPAYVQKPQHQAWYSQDSDGTAPLPGLSALGQKLQTATSFKTDSGVSLPFSPGIPDLNAFPLAIWSRLYRRHKDRFPLLGYGHSQGHPPLRQALAEYLRSCRGVLCDESQIIMTNGAQEALSLCAQVLLEPGDTAIIENPGYRRARWVFQTCGAKLALAELQSGYLDVDALIKSQLHGKVLYTTPTHQYPMGGVMPASERLKLLDWATKTQCWILEDDYDSEFSFEHKPVAALQGMAEHTPVLYMGSFSKSLQPGLRLGYLVVPKPFVQAFARAKEMLSGHSPLLTQAVVADFIAEGHFVRHLRRMRLNYRDKWLHFCDLARDKLEPQAQLIASSAGMHVVLATPGRNDLELSKQLALHRFGSTPLSFFYPDNPLNMGLVLGFANTSKQQREDCIDILKGYLIS